Proteins encoded by one window of Acidobacteriota bacterium:
- a CDS encoding ribonucleotide-diphosphate reductase subunit beta, with protein sequence MNWNDPLARGGNPTAPPPELRHRTPAAPSRIPDPDPAAASPAASPGLSTLERNGARVRVDDKAMINSRADVNQLLPLKYRWAWEKYLAACNNHWMPTEVSMQRDIALWRSTDGLAADERLMVKRNLGFFATSESLVANNIVLAVYRHLTNPECRQYLLRQAFEEAVHTHTFQYICESLALDEGELFNMYREVPSITDKAAWALGHTRHLEDPEFRTGTPQRDRLFLRDLVAFYVVFEGIWFYTGFAQILSLGRANKMVGIAEQYQYILRDESLHLNFGVDVINQIRAENPGLWNGELEEPVRGMLYEAGELELAYARDTMPNGLLGLTAELCEQYVRFITNRRAQQLGMEPLYPPGDNPFPWMSEVIDLRKEKNFFESRVTEYQQAGALRW encoded by the coding sequence ATGAACTGGAACGATCCCCTCGCCCGCGGCGGCAACCCGACGGCACCACCTCCGGAGCTTCGCCACCGGACCCCGGCAGCGCCGAGCCGGATCCCGGATCCCGACCCCGCCGCGGCCAGTCCCGCGGCCAGTCCCGGCCTGTCGACCCTCGAGCGCAACGGCGCCCGGGTGCGGGTCGACGACAAAGCGATGATCAACAGCCGGGCCGACGTCAACCAGCTCCTGCCCCTGAAGTATCGCTGGGCCTGGGAGAAGTACCTCGCCGCCTGCAACAACCACTGGATGCCGACGGAGGTCTCGATGCAGCGGGACATCGCCCTCTGGCGATCGACCGACGGCCTGGCCGCCGACGAGCGTCTGATGGTGAAGCGCAATCTCGGCTTCTTCGCCACCTCCGAGTCGCTGGTGGCCAACAACATCGTGCTCGCCGTCTACCGTCACCTGACCAATCCGGAGTGCCGCCAGTACCTCCTGCGCCAGGCCTTCGAAGAGGCGGTTCACACCCACACCTTCCAGTACATTTGCGAGAGCCTCGCCCTCGACGAAGGGGAGCTGTTCAACATGTACCGCGAAGTGCCGTCGATCACCGACAAGGCGGCCTGGGCTCTGGGCCACACGCGGCATCTCGAAGATCCCGAGTTCCGTACCGGTACGCCGCAGCGGGATCGCCTTTTCCTGCGGGACCTGGTGGCCTTCTACGTCGTCTTCGAAGGCATCTGGTTCTATACCGGCTTCGCCCAGATCCTCTCCCTCGGCCGGGCCAACAAGATGGTCGGCATCGCCGAGCAGTATCAGTACATCCTGCGCGACGAGTCGCTGCACCTGAACTTCGGGGTCGACGTGATCAATCAGATTCGCGCCGAGAACCCGGGCCTGTGGAACGGTGAGCTCGAGGAACCCGTGCGCGGCATGCTCTACGAAGCCGGCGAGCTCGAGCTCGCCTACGCTCGCGACACCATGCCCAACGGGCTCCTCGGCCTGACCGCCGAGCTCTGCGAGCAGTACGTCCGCTTCATCACCAATCGGCGCGCCCAGCAGCTCGGCATGGAACCCCTCTACCCTCCCGGGGACAATCCCTTCCCCTGGATGTCCGAAGTCATCGACCTGCGCAAGGAGAAGAACTTCTTCGAGAGCCGAGTCACCGAGTACCAACAGGCCGGCGCGCTGCGCTGGTAG
- a CDS encoding ribonucleoside-diphosphate reductase subunit alpha, which yields MTISPLELPVASTPSELEVVRRDGERMAFDDARIRTALSKAFLAVDAAALESPESQATVAELTAEVTAELTDRRNGRRAVHIEEIQDQVELALMRRGHHAVARAYVLYRHQRAQQRSSPTAGEALRVRLESGDLRELTADDLESPIARACEGLAEARAAELVTEIRRNLYDGVSLAELASARVLAARSSIEQEPEYSQVAARLLLEGLRGEVFGFLGRQPSRDDRDAFPAYVQRGVALGYLAPELLTYDLAELAAGLDPARDQQFQYLGLQTLYDRYFIQHDGTRIELPQFFFMRVAMGLALAEEHRQERAIEFYRLLSSFRFMCSTPTLFNAGTPRPQLSSCFLTTIPDDLSAIYSGIRDNALLSKYAGGLGNDWSPVRALGARIRGTNGESQGVIPFLKVANDTAIAVNQGGKRRGAVCAYLEVWHADVEEFLDLRRNTGDERRRTHDMHTALWIPDLFMKRVAAGGSWTLFSPDEVPDLHDCYGREFERRYQHYEAAAEGGELRLWRRVDAVDLWRRALSRLFETGHPWITFKDACNERSPQGHAGVVHSSNLCTEITLNTSDDEVAVCNLGSLNLPAHLADGEIDRQALASTLRTAMRMLDNVIDDNYYTIPQAERSNRRHRPVGLGLMGFQDALFELRIAYGSQQAVEFADHSMELVSYYALEASCDLAAERGAYPSFRGSLWSQGILPIDSIERLATARGDFLDQDRSASLDWEPLRQRIREHGLRNSNTMAIAPTATISNICGVSQSIEPLYRNLFVKSNLSGEFTVINPYLVRDLKELGLWDEVMISDLKFHDGSVQPIERIPAELKELYSGAFEIDCRWLIEAASRRQKWIDQSQSLNLYVARPDGPLLDNIYKLAWVRGLKTTYYLRSEGASQVEKSTLRKTDGQLNAVAVAEPAACSLDDPECEACQ from the coding sequence ATGACGATCAGTCCCCTCGAACTTCCCGTAGCCTCCACCCCGTCCGAGCTCGAAGTCGTGCGCCGCGACGGCGAACGCATGGCGTTCGATGACGCCCGCATCCGAACCGCCCTCTCGAAGGCCTTTCTGGCGGTCGACGCCGCCGCCCTGGAATCTCCCGAATCCCAGGCCACCGTGGCCGAGCTGACGGCCGAGGTCACGGCGGAGCTCACCGACCGCCGCAACGGCCGCCGGGCGGTCCACATCGAAGAGATCCAGGATCAGGTCGAGCTCGCCTTGATGCGGCGCGGCCACCATGCGGTTGCCCGGGCCTACGTCCTCTATCGCCACCAGCGCGCTCAGCAGCGCTCCTCGCCGACGGCCGGCGAAGCGCTCCGGGTGCGGCTCGAAAGTGGCGACCTGCGGGAGCTGACGGCGGATGACCTCGAATCACCGATCGCCCGCGCTTGCGAAGGTCTCGCCGAAGCCCGCGCCGCCGAGCTGGTGACCGAGATCCGGCGCAATCTCTACGACGGCGTCAGCTTGGCGGAGCTGGCATCGGCCCGGGTGCTGGCGGCGCGCTCCTCGATCGAGCAGGAGCCCGAGTACTCTCAGGTCGCCGCCCGACTGCTGCTCGAAGGTCTCCGCGGCGAGGTGTTCGGCTTTCTCGGGCGGCAGCCTTCGCGGGACGACCGCGACGCCTTTCCCGCCTATGTACAGCGCGGCGTGGCCTTGGGTTATCTCGCTCCCGAGCTCTTGACCTACGACCTGGCGGAGCTCGCCGCCGGCCTCGACCCGGCGCGCGATCAGCAGTTCCAGTACCTCGGCCTCCAGACCCTCTACGATCGCTACTTCATTCAGCACGACGGCACCCGCATCGAGCTGCCGCAGTTCTTCTTCATGCGAGTGGCGATGGGCCTGGCCCTCGCCGAAGAGCACCGCCAGGAGCGCGCGATCGAGTTCTACCGGCTGCTGTCGTCCTTCCGCTTCATGTGCTCGACCCCGACACTGTTCAATGCCGGCACGCCGCGGCCGCAGCTCTCAAGCTGCTTCCTGACCACCATTCCGGACGATCTGAGCGCGATCTACAGCGGCATTCGCGACAACGCCTTGCTCTCCAAGTACGCCGGCGGGTTGGGCAACGACTGGAGCCCGGTGCGCGCCCTCGGCGCCCGCATCCGCGGCACCAATGGAGAGTCCCAGGGCGTGATCCCCTTCCTCAAGGTGGCCAACGACACCGCCATCGCCGTCAACCAGGGCGGCAAGCGGCGCGGCGCGGTCTGTGCCTACCTCGAGGTCTGGCACGCCGATGTCGAGGAATTTCTCGACCTGCGCCGCAATACCGGCGACGAGCGGCGTCGCACCCACGACATGCATACCGCTCTGTGGATTCCCGACCTGTTCATGAAGCGGGTGGCCGCCGGCGGCTCCTGGACTCTCTTCTCGCCCGACGAAGTGCCCGACCTCCACGACTGCTACGGTCGCGAGTTCGAGCGCCGCTATCAGCACTACGAGGCCGCCGCCGAGGGTGGTGAGCTGCGCCTCTGGCGCCGCGTCGACGCCGTCGATCTCTGGCGCCGGGCGCTGTCGCGCCTGTTCGAAACGGGCCACCCCTGGATCACCTTCAAGGATGCCTGCAACGAGCGCTCGCCGCAGGGCCATGCCGGCGTCGTCCACTCTTCCAATCTGTGCACCGAGATCACCCTCAACACCAGCGACGACGAGGTCGCGGTCTGCAACCTCGGCTCCCTCAACCTGCCGGCCCACCTCGCTGACGGCGAGATCGATCGCCAGGCCCTCGCCAGCACCCTGCGCACCGCCATGCGGATGCTCGACAACGTCATCGACGACAACTACTACACCATTCCCCAGGCCGAACGCTCCAACCGTCGGCACCGCCCCGTCGGCCTCGGCCTGATGGGCTTTCAAGATGCCCTCTTCGAGCTGCGCATCGCCTACGGCTCGCAGCAGGCGGTGGAGTTCGCCGACCACAGCATGGAGCTGGTCAGCTACTACGCCCTCGAAGCCTCCTGCGATCTCGCCGCGGAGCGCGGCGCCTATCCGAGCTTCCGGGGCTCCCTGTGGAGCCAGGGGATTCTGCCGATCGACTCTATCGAGCGGCTGGCGACGGCGCGCGGAGACTTCCTCGACCAAGATCGCTCCGCAAGCCTCGATTGGGAGCCGTTGCGGCAGCGCATTCGCGAGCACGGCCTGCGCAACTCGAACACCATGGCGATCGCTCCGACGGCGACCATCTCGAACATCTGCGGCGTCTCCCAGAGCATCGAGCCGCTCTACCGCAATCTGTTCGTGAAATCCAACCTCTCGGGCGAGTTCACGGTGATCAATCCCTACCTGGTGCGGGACCTCAAGGAGCTCGGCCTGTGGGACGAGGTGATGATCAGCGACCTCAAATTCCACGATGGCTCGGTGCAGCCCATCGAGCGCATTCCGGCAGAGCTCAAGGAGCTCTATTCGGGCGCCTTCGAGATCGACTGTCGATGGCTGATCGAAGCCGCCTCGCGGCGCCAGAAGTGGATCGACCAGTCGCAGTCCCTCAACCTCTATGTCGCCCGCCCGGACGGCCCGCTCCTCGACAACATCTACAAGCTGGCCTGGGTACGGGGTCTCAAAACCACCTACTACCTGCGCTCGGAAGGTGCCAGCCAGGTCGAGAAGAGCACCTTGCGGAAGACCGACGGCCAGCTCAACGCCGTGGCCGTCGCAGAGCCAGCCGCCTGCTCCCTCGACGACCCCGAATGCGAAGCCTGCCAGTAA